The genomic stretch GACTGGTTCGAGAACATCTACCTCTCCCAGGCCGGACCCGAGAAGTACGACGCCCTCGCCACCCACAAGCTGAAGTGGACCGACCCGAGCGTGGTCACGGCGCTCACCACCCTCGGCAAGCTGTTCAAGGACAAGCAGCTCATCGCGGGCGGCCAGAAGGAGGCCCTGAACACCGACTTCCCGGGCTCGGTGGAGAAGGTGTTCGGGCCCAAGCCCGAGGCCGGCATGGTCTACGAGGGCGACTTCGTGGCCGGGGTCGCGCACGACCAGTTCGGGAAGACCATCGGCAAGGACGCGAACTTCTTCCCGTTCCCGGCGGTCGACGGCGGCACGGCACCCGTGGTCAGCGGCGGTGACGCGGCGGTCGTCCTCAAGGACGGCAAGAACGCCGGGGCCGGCATGAAGCTCCTGGAGTACCTGGCCACCCCCGAGGCCGCGGCCGTCTGGGCCAAGGCGGGCGGCTTCCTGTCCCCGAACAAGAAGCTCGACCTCGCCTCCTACGCCGACGACGTCACCCGCGCCACCGCCAAGTCCCTGGTCGGCGCCGGGGATTCGGTCCGCTTCGACATGTCCGACCAGGCCCCGGCGGCCTTCGGCGGCACCAAGGGGGCGGGGGAGTGGAAGCTCCTCCAGGACTTCCTGCGCGACCCGTCGGACCCGAAGGGCACCGCGGCACAGCTGGAGTCCGCCGCGGCCAAGGCCTACCAGGGCTGAGCGACCATGACCGCCACCGCNNNNNNNNNNNNNNNNNNNNNNNNNNNNNNNNNNNNNNNNNNNNNNNNNNNNNNNNNNNNNNNNNNNNNNNNNNNNNNNNNNNNNNNNNNNNNNNNNNNNNNNNNNNNNNNNNNNNNNNNNNNNNNNNNNNNNNNNNNNNNNNNNNNNNNNNNNNNNNNNNNNNNNNNNNNNNNNNNNNNNNNNNNNNNNNNNNNNNNNNNNNNNNNNNNNNNNNNNNNNNNNNNNNNNNNNNNNNNNNNNNNNNNNNNNNNNNNNNNNNNNNNNNNNNNNNNNNNNNNNNNNNNNNNNNNNNNNNNNNNNNNNNNNNNNNNNNNNNNNNNNNNNNNNNNNNNNNNNNNNNNNNNNNNNNNNNNNNNNNNNNNNNNNNNNNNNNNNNNNNNNNNNNNNNNNNNNNNNNNNNNNNNNNNNNNNNNNNNNNNNNNNNNNNNNNNNNNNNNNNNNNNNNNNNNNNNNNNNNNNNNNNNNNNNNNNNNNNNNNNNNNNNNNNNNNNNNNNNNNNNNNNNNNNNNNNNNNNNNNNNNNNNNNNNNNNNNNNNNNNNNNNNNNNNNNNNNNNNNNNNNNNNNNNNNNNNNNNNNNNNNNNNNNNNNNNNNNNATAGCCCTGCTCTTCGTCTTCCCCGCGCTGCTCCTGCTCGGCGCGCTCGTCGTCTACCCGGTGCTGTTCTCCGTCGGCCGCAGCTTCTTCGACGCCTCCGGCACCCGGTTCGTGGGCGGCGACAACTACGCCGAGATGTTCCGCGACCCGGCGACCCTGAAGGCCATCCGCAACACCACCCTCTGGGTGGTCGTGGCCCCGGCCCTGCTCACCGGCCTCGGCCTGATCCTTGCGGTCCTGGTGGAGAAGGTCCGCTGGGCCACCGCCTTCAAGCTCCTGCTCTTCATGCCGATGGCGGTGTCCTTCCTCGCCGCCGGCATCATCTTCCGCCTCGCCTACGACCAGGACCCGGGCAAGGGCGTGCTGAACGCGGCCGTGGTCTCCGTCCACGACGCCTTCAAGGGCACGTCCACGTATCCGACGGCCCGCGGCCGCGAGGGCCTGCTGACCCAGGACCGGGACGGCTCGTACCGTACGACCGCCTCCGCCGGCCACTCGGTGACACTCCCGATGGTCGGCGTGCTGCCCGAGGACCTGCCCAAGAACGCCTCGCCCGCCTACCCGGCGGCCGGCCGCACCGCCGCGCCCGGCGAGCTGCGCGGTGTCGTCTACCTGGACTTCACCCCCGGCGGAGGCGGCAGACAGGGCAAGGTCGACCCGAAGGAGAGCGGGCTGCCCGGCATGAAGGTCGAGGCGGTGCGGGACGGCGGCACGGTTGCCAGCACGACGACCGCCGCCGACGGCTCCTTCACCTTCTCCGGGCTGCGCGCGGGCTCGTACACGGTGAAACTCCCGGAATCCAACTTCGCCCCGCCCTATCAGGGCGTCTCCTGGCTCGGACCCACGCTCGTCACCCCGGCGATCATCGGCGCGTACCTGTGGATCTGGACCGGCTTCGCCATGGTGCTGATCGGAGCGGGTCTGTCCACCCTGCCCCGGGACACGCTGGAGGCCGCGCGGATGGACGGTGCGAACGAGTGGCAGATCTTCCGCAAGATCACCGTGCCGCTGCTCGCACCCGTGCTCACCGTGGTCTTCGTGACCCTCGTGATCAATGTGATGAAGGTCTTCGACCTCGTCTACATCATCGCGCCCGGACCGGTGCAGGAGGACGCCACGGTGCTGGCCACACAGATGTGGCTGGTCTCCTTCGGCGGCGGCAACAACCAGGGCCTCGGCAGCGCCCTCGGAGTGCTGCTCCTGCTCCTGGTGATCCCCGCGATGGTGTTCAACGTCCGCCGCTTCCGACAGAGCCAACGATGAGGAGTCAGCGATGAGGAGTCAGCGATGAACGCGATCAGGCGGGGCCTGGGCAACGGCCTGGTGCAGGCCTTCCTGGTGGTGATCGGCCTGGTCTGGCTGACTCCGCTGGCGGGCCTGTTCCTCTCCTCCCTCCGCTCGGCCCAGGACACCGCGAAGGGCGGCTGGTGGACGGCCCTGGCCAGCCCCGGCCAGCTGTCCTTCGGCAACTACACGGCGCTGCTGAAGAACTCCGGGATGACCCAGGCCTTCTGGAACACGGTCCTGATCTCGGTACCGGCGACGACACTCGTCGTGGTCATCGCCGCCCTCGCCGGATACGCCTTCGCCTGGCTGGACTTCCCGCTCCGTGAGCCCCTCTTCCTGCTGGTGGTGGCCCTGTTGGTGGTGCCGGTGCAGATCGGACTGCTGCCCGTGGCCAAACTCTTCGGCGCACTGGGCCTGTTCGGCACGATCCCCGGCGTCGTCCTCTTCCATGTGGCCTACGGCCTCCCCTTCGCCGTCTTCCTCCTGCGCAACTACTTCGCGGAGATGCCGAAGGAGATGCTGGAGGCGGCGCGGATGGACGGCGGCAGCGAGTGGCGCATCTTCACCCGGCTGGTCCTGCCGGTGGGGCGTCCGGCGATCGCCTCGCTCGCGATCTTCCAGTTCCTGTGGGTCTGGAACGACATGCTCGTCGCCCTGCTCTTCGCCGACAGCTCCTCCCAGCCGCTCACCGTGGAACTCCAGTCCCAGATCCGGCAGTTCGGCAGCAACATCGACGTGCTGGCACCGGGCGCGTTCCTGTCACTGATCGTGCCGGTGGTGGTGTTCTTCGCGTTCCAGCGGCACTTCGTGCAGGGCGTGATGGCGGGGTCCGTGAAGTGAGGGACGGCGGGGACCGAAGTCCCCGCCGTCCCTGTCCGTAAAGCCGTCCGCTATCCGTAAAAGAGCGTCACGGCGACGCCGGCGGATACAGCGAGCGCGGCAGCTGCGAGGCCGCCGCCGAGTCCAGGAGCCACAGTGTGCGGGAGCGGCCGTACGCCCCCGCCGCCGGCGCCTGGATCTCACCCGCGCCGGACAGGGCGATGGCCGCGGCCTCCGCCTTGTCCCGGCCGGCCGCGAGCAGCCACACCTCGCGAGCCGAGCGGATCGCCGGCAGGGTCAGGGTGATCCGGGTCGGCGGCGGCTTGGGCGCGCCGTGCACGCCGACCACCGTGCGCTCGGTCTCCCGTACGGCCGGCAACTCCGGGAAGAGCGAGGCCACATGGGTGTCCGGGCCGACGCCCAGCATGAGCACGTCGAAGGTGGGCACCGAGCCGTGGTTCTCCGGCCCGGCAGCCTTCGCCAGCTCCGCCGCGTACGCCTCCGCGGCCGCCTCGACGTCCGTACCGTACGGGCCGTCGGAGGCGGGCATGGCGTGCACGCGCTCCGGGTCCAGCGGTACGGAGTCCAGCAGGGCCGCGCGGGCCTGTGTGACATTGCGCTCGGGGTCGCCCTCCGGCAGATAGCGCTCGTCGCCCCACCACAGGTCGAGCCGGGTCCAGTCGATGGCGTCCCGGGCCGGTGCCGCCGCCAGCGCGGCCAGCAGGCCGTTGCCGTTGCGGCCGCCCGTGAGGACCACGGACGCATGGCCACGGGAGGCCTGCGCGTCCACGATCTTCGTGATCAGGCGGGCCGCGGCGGCCTGCGCCATCAGGTCCTTGTCGCGGTGGACGACCAGCTGGGGAGTGCTCACTTCGCCGTCGCCTTCCTCGCCGGTGCCTTCTTGGCGGTCTTGGCCGCGGCCTTCTTGGCGGGCGCGGGCTCAGAAGCCGGCTCGGCCGCCTCCTGAGAAGCCGCCTCCTGAGAAGCCGCCTCCTGAGAAGCCGCCTTCTCCGGTGCCGTGTTCAGCCGCTCCACGCCATAGCGCAGCGCCGACGCGTAGGTGTCGTCCGGGTCGAGCCGGCGCAGCTCCTCCGCGATCAGCTCGGCGGTCTCCCGCCGCTTCAGCGCCACCGCCCGGGCCGGCTGGCCCTCGATGGACAGCGTGGCCAGCGAACCGTCCGCGCGGTCCAGCACGATCGGGCCGCAGGTCGTCTCCATACGGACGGCCGTCAGCCCCGGGCCGGACGACAGGGAGCGCCTGACGGGGACGTCCAGCCGGTCCGCGAGCCACATCGCCAGCAGCTCACAGCTGGGGTTGAACTCCTCGCCCTCCACCTCGACGCCCCGCACCGTGCAGGTGACCTGGTCCAGGGCCGCCGCGAGCATCGAACGCCACGGCGTGATCCGGGTCCAGGACAGGTCGGTGTCACCGGGCGTGTAGGCATCGGCTCGGGCGGACAGCTCCCGCACCGGCTGCTCGGCGGCGTAGGTGTCGGTGACCCGGCGCTGGGCCAGCCTGCCCAGCGGGTCCTTCGCCGGGTCCAGCGGGGCGTTCACCGGCCACCACACGACCACCGGCGCGTCCGGCAGCAGCAGCGGCAGCACGACCGAGTCGGCGTGCTCGACGACCTCGCCGTACAGCCGCAGCACGACCGTCTCGCCGGTGCCCGCGTCCGCGCCCACCCGCACCTCGGCGTCCAGCCGGGACGTCGTACGGTCGCGCGGGGAGCGGGAGACCCGCTTGATGACCACCAGCGTGCGCGAAGGGTGCTCGCGTGACGCGTCGTTGGCGGCCCGCAGCGCGTCATAGGCGTTCTCCTCGTCGGTGACGATGACGAGGGTGAGGACCATGCCCACGGCGGGGGTGCCGATGGCGCGGCGGCCCTGCACGAGCGCCTTGTTGATGTCGCCTGCGGTGGTGTCGGTCAGGTCGATCTTCATGGCCGGCGCCAGCTCCGTCCGTCTCGTGCGAGCATCTCGTCCGCCTCGGCGGGGCCCCAGGTGCCCGACGGGTACTGCGCGGGCCTGCCGTGCTTGTCCCAGTGCTCCTCGATCGGGTCGAGGATCTTCCAGGACAGCTCGACCTCCTCCGTGCGCGGGAAGAGGTTGGCGTCGCCGAGCAGCACGTCCAGGATTAGGCGCTCGTACGCCTCCGGGCTGGACTCCGTGAAGGACTCGCCGTAGGCGAAGTCCATGGAGACGTCCCGGATCTCCATCGAGGTGCCCGGCACCTTGGAGCCGAAGCGGACCGTGATGCCCTCGTCGGGCTGGACGCGGATGACGATCGCGTTCTGGCCCAGCTCCTCGGTCGCCGTGTGGTCGAACGGGGAGTGCGGGGCCCGCTGGAAGACGACCGCGATCTCCGTCACGCGCCGGCCGAGGCGCTTGCCGGTGCGCAGGTAGAAGGGGACACCCGCCCAGCGGCGGTTGTCGATCCCCAGCTTGATCGCGGCGTAGGTGTCGGTCTTCGACTTCGGGTCGATGCCCTCCTCTTCGAGGTAACCGATGACCTTCTCACCGCCCTGCCAGCCGCTCGCGTACTGACCGCGCACGGTGCTGCTGCCCAGGTCCTTCGGCAGCCGTACGGCACCGAGCACCTTCTCCTTCTCCGCGGCCAGCGCGTCCGCGCCGAAGGAGGCGGGCTCCTCCATGGCCGTGAGGGCCATGAGCTGGAGCAGGTGGTTCTGGATGACGTCACGGGCGGCGCCGATGCCGTCGTAGTAGCCGGCGCGGCCGCCGATGCCGATGTCCTCGGCCATGGTGATCTGCACATGGTCCACGAAGGACCGGTTCCAGATCGGCTCGAACATGGTGTTGGCGAAGCGCAGCGCCAGGATGTTCTGGACGGTCTCCTTGCCGAGGTAGTGGTCGATGCGGAACACCTGGTCCGGCTCGAACACCTCGTGCACGACCTTGTTCAGCTCCTCGGCCGACTTCAGGTCGTGGCCGAACGGCTTCTCGATGACCGCGCGCCGCCAGGAACCGCCGGTCTGGTCGGCCAGCCCGTGCTTCTTCAGCTGCTGGATGACCACCGGGAAGGAGCGCGGCGGCACCGACAGGTAGAAGGCGAAGTTGCCGCCCGTGCCCTGCGCCTTGTCCAGCTCCTCGATGGTGGCGCGCAGCCGCTCGAAGGCATCGTCGTCGTCGAAGGTGCCCTGCACGAAGCGCATCCCCTGGATGAGCTGCTGCCAGACCTCCTCCCGGAACGGCGTACGGGCGTGCGCCTTGACTGCGTCGTGGACCTCGGCGGCGAAGTCCTCGTTCTCCCACTCGCGGCGGGCGAAGCCCACCAGCGAGAAGCCCGGCGGCAGCAGACCCCGGTTGGCGAGGTCGTACACCGCGGGCATCAGCTTCTTGCGGGACAGGTCGCCCGTGACACCGAAGATGACCAGACCCGACGGCCCCGCGATACGCGGGAGCCGTCGGTCGGCCGGGTCACGAAGCGGGTTCGCTCCGGAAGCGGGAAACCCGGCAAGAGGGGTCAAGTCAGCCCTCCGAAGGGGCGAGGCGCTCGAGCACCGCCTGGGTGGACTTCAGCAGGTCGTTCCAGGACGCCTCGAACTTCTCGACGCCCTCGTCCTCCAGTACCTGCACCACGTCGTCGTACGAGATGCCGAGCTTCTCGATCGCGTCGATTTCGGCGCGCGCCTGCCCGTAGGTGCCGGCGATGGTGTCGCCGGTGATCACGCCGTGGTCGTCGGTGGCCTCCAGCGTGGCCTCCGGCATGGTGTTGACCGTGTTCGGCGCGACCAGCTCGGTGACGTACAGCGTGTCCGGGTACGCCGGGTCCTTCACACCGGTCGACGCCCACAGCGGACGCTGCTTGTTGGCGCCCGCGTTCTCCAGCGCGTTCCAGCGCTCCGAGGAGAAGACCTCCTCGTACGCCTGGTAGGCGAGGCGCGCGTTGGCGACGGCGGCCTTGCCGCGCAGCGCCTTGGCCTCGTCGGTGCCGAGGGCGTTCAGGCGCTTGTCGATCTCGGTGTCCACGCGGGACACGAAGAAGGACGCCACGGAACGGATGAGCGACAGGTCCAGGCCGCGCTCCTTCGCCTTCTCCAGGCCGGCCAGGTAGGCGGCCATGACCTCGCGGTAGCGCTCCAGGGAGAAGATCAGCGTGACGTTGACGCTGATACCGAGGCCGATGACCTCGGTGATCGCCGGCAGACCCGCCTTGGTGGCCGGGATCTTGATCAGCGTGTTGGGCCGGTCGACCAGCCAGGCCAGCTGCTTGGCCTCGGCGACGGTGGCCGTCGTGTTGTGCGCGAGACGCGGGTCCACCTCGATGGAGACCCGGCCGTCCTGACCGCCGGTGGCGTCGAAGACGGGGCGCAGGATGTCGGCGGCGTCGCGGACGTCCGCCGTGGTGATCATGCGGATGGCCTCTTCGACGGTGACCTTGCGGGCGGCGAGGTCCGTGACCTGCTGCTGGTAGCCGTCACCGCCGCTGATCGCCTTCTGGAAGATCGTCGGGTTGGTGGTGACGCCCACGACGTGCTGCTGGTCGATCAGCTCGGCGAGGTTGCCGGACGTGATCCGCTTGCGCGACAGGTCGTCCAGCCAGATCGCGACGCCTTCTTCGGAGAGGCGCTTGAGTGCGTCTGTCATGGAATTACATCTCCTACGTGTCGTATATGAGCGTCAGCGCTGGGCGGCGGCGATGGATTCCCGGGCCTTGGCAGCCACATTCTCGGCAGTGAAGCCGAACTCGCGGAAGAGCACCTTGCCGTCGGCGGAAGCACCGAAGTGCTCCAGGGAAACGATGCGGCCGGCGTCCCCGACGTAGCGGTGCCAGGTCAGCCCGATGCCCGCCTCCACGGCCACGCGGGCCTTGACGGACGGCGGGAGCACGGAGTCCCGGTACCCCTGGTCCTGCTCCTCGAACCACTCGACGGACGGCATCGACACGACACGCGTGGGAACGCCCTCGGCCTGCAGCCGCTCACGCGCCTCGACGGCCACGTGCACCTCGGAACCGGTGGCGATCAGGATCACCTGCGGCTGGCCGCCCTCGGCCTCGAACAGCACGTAACCACCGCGCGCGGCATCCTCGTTGGGCTCGTACGTCGGCACGCCCTGGCGGGTGAGCGCGAGGCCGTGCGGCTGGCCCTTGCCGAACTCCTTGGTGTAGCGCTTGAGGATCTCGCGCCAGGCGATGGCGGTCTCGTTGGCGTCCGCCGGGCGGACCACGTTCAGACCGGGGATCGCGCGCAGCGAGGCCAGGTGCTCGACCGGCTGGTGCGTCGGGCCGTCCTCACCGAGACCGATGGAGTCGTGCGTCCACACGTACGTCACCGGCAGGTGCATCAGGGCCGACAGCCGCACCGCGTTGCGCATGTAGTCGGAGAAGACGAGGAACGTACCGCCGTAGACACGGGTGTTGCCGTGCAGCGTGATGCCGTTCATCTCCGCGCCCATGGAATGCTCGCGGATGCCGAAGTGGATCGTACGGCCGTACGGCTTGGCCTCGGGCAGCGGGTTGCCCTCGGGCAGGAACGAGCTGTCCTTGTCGATGGTCGTGTTGTTCGAGCCGGCGAGGTCGGCGGAGCCGCCCCACAGCTCGGGGACCACCGCGCCGAGCGCCTGCAGCACCTTGCCGGAGGCGGCACGCGTGGCGATGCCCTTGCCCGGCTCGAAGACCGGGATCTTCTCCTCCCAGCCGGTGGGCAGCTCACCCTTGCTGATGCGGTCGAACTCGGCGCCGCGCTCCGGGTTGTCGTCCCGCCACAGCTGCAGGGACTTCTCCCACTCGGCCTTCGCCTGCGCGCCGCGCTCCAGGGCCCTGCGGGTGTGGGTGATGACCTCGTCCTCGACGGCGAAGTGCTGCTCGGGGTCGAAGCCGAGGACGCGCTTGGTGGCCGCGACCTCCTCCTCGCCCAGCGCCGAGCCGTGCGCGGCCTCGGTGTTCTGGGCGTTCGGGGCCGGCCAGGCGATGATCGAGCGCATCGCGATGAAGGACGGCTTGTCCGTGACCTTCTTGGCCTCCTGGATCGCGGCGAAGATCGCCTGCGGGTCCAGGTCGCCGTCGTCCTGGGCCTCGACGCGCTGCACATGCCAGCCGTAGGCCTCGTAGCGCTTGACGGTGTCCTCGGAGACGGCCGTCTCGGTGTCGCCCTCGATCGAGATGTGGTTGTCGTCCCACAGCAGGATCAGGTTGCCGAGCTTCTGGTGGCCGGCGAGCGAGGAGGCCTCGGCGGAGATGCCCTCCTGGAGGCAGCCGTCACCAGCGATGCAGTAGATGAAGTGGTCGAAGGGGGACTCGCCCTGCGGCGCGTCCGGGTCGAACAGGCCGCGCTCGTAGCGGGCGGCCATCGCCATGCCCACCGCGTTGGCGACACCCTGGCCGAGCGGACCGGTGGTGGTCTCCACGCCCTTGGTGTGCCCGTACTCCGGGTGGCCCGGGGTCTTCGAACCCCAGGTGCGGAAGGACTCCAGGTCCTCCAGCTCCAGGCCGAAGCCGGCCAGGTAGAGCTGGGTGTAGAGGGTCAGGGACGAGTGGCCGGCGGACAGCACGAAACGGTCGCGCCCCACCCACTCCGGGTCGGCCGGGTCGTGCCGCATCACCTTCTGGAAGAGGGTGTAGGCGGCCGGCGCCAGGCTCATCGCCGTACCGGGATGGCCGTTGCCGACCTTCTGTACGGCGTCGGCGGCCAGGACACGGGCGGTGTCCACGGCCCGCTGGTCCAGGTCGGTCCACTCAAGGTCTGTGGTGGTCGGCTTGGTGCTCACCCTGGGTCAGGGCTCCTCTCCACATGTCGGTCGCCGGTCTCGGGGCATGCGCCCACCCGGCCGCCGGCGTGCTTCTGCCCGCCGGCCGCTGCCGAGCCTACCCCCGTAAGCACGTGCGTTTTTTCGACTCATTCCAGACTGCCGGGAGTCTGTGCGATCCGCCTGCCGACTGGCCGACACGGCATTCGGCACATGAATACGGACCCTGTCATCTGAGCGCTCAATCGAGAGGTATGACCTCTCTTATGGGACGTGTGCCAACACGACCCCACCCCCGCGAAGGCCGCGGTATGGGCAACGTCTAAAGTGGCGTGGTACGCGCGAGCCTTTACCGGGACTTCACACGGGGAGGCTTGCTGGGATGTCTCTGTCAGGGGTGTGCGTGACGGCCGTCGAATCCCGTCCTGGGGGCACCTCCCAGGCCCTTAAGGCACTGGGGGAGGGCGTGCTGGGTGGTGCGAGCCAGAGCCCGGTTCACCGGCCGTTCGGGGCCCGTGTCAAGGCGTTCGTGGCGCTGACCAAGCCACGGATCATCGAGCTGCTGCTCATCACCACCGTTCCGGTGATGTTCCTCGCACAGCAGGGTGTGCCCGACCTGAAGCTGGTCCTGCTGACCTGCGTCGGCGGCTACCTCTCGGCGGGCGGCGCCAACGCGCTGAACATGTACATCGACCGGGACATCGACGCCCTGATGGACCGCACCGCGCAGCGGCCGCTGGTGACCGGCATGGTCAGCCCGCGCGAGTGCCTGGCCTTCGGCATCACCCTCGCGGTCGTCTCGACGCTGCTCTTCGGCCTCACCGTCAACTGGCTGAGCGCCTGGCTCTCACTCGGCGCACTCCTCTTCTATGTGGTCGTCTACACGATGATCCTCAAGCGGCGTACGTCGCAGAACATCGTGTGGGGCGGCATCGCGGGATGCATGCCCGTGCTCATCGGCTGGTCGGCCGTGACGGACTCGCTTTCCTGGGCGCCGGTCATCCTCTTCATGGTGATCTTCTTCTGGACCCCGCCGCACTACTGGCCGCTGTCCATGAAGGTCAAGGAGGACTACGCGCGCGTGGGCGTGCCGATGCTGCCGGTCATCGCTTCCAACAAGGTCGTCGCCCAGCAGATCGTCATCTACAGCTGGGTGATGGTCGCCGTCTCCCTGCTCCTCACCCCGCTCGGCTACACCGGCTGGTTCTACACGGCCGTCGCGCTGGCCGCCGGCGGATGGTGGCTGTGGGAGGCGCACTCGCTGCAGAACCGGGCCAAGGCCGAGGTCACCGGCGCGAAGCTGAAGGAGATGCGGCTGTTCCACTGGTCGATCACCTACGTCTCGCTGCTGTTCGTGGCGATCGCGGTGGACCCGTTCCTGCGCTGACGTATGTCACAGGAACCCGCTCTCGCCAGCCGATCTACTCGTGAGTAGCATCCTGGTCATGGCAGACACGCAGCAGGTTGACGCGAGGGCCGAGCGCAAGGTGGCCAAGCTCGCCCGGGAGATCAGCGCCTTCGCCAAGGCGCACGGCGGCGCCGAGGGCCAGGTCGCCCACATCGGCGAGCGCGGCGCCCGCATCGTCCTCGTCGGCGAGGACGGCGGCTGGGGCGACCTGGTGGCTCCCAGCACCGAGATCGCCGAGAAGGCGGTGGAGAAGTCCGGCATCACCGTCCACGAGTCCTTCGACGGCGAGTTCGCGGCGAAGGTGAAGACGGGGCCGTACGAGTGGAAGCGGATGGCCGGCATTCAGATCGGTGGCTGAGCAGCGGGGCTGAAGGGGGCGCGGGGCTGTATCGATATGCGGCTCCGCCGGGACGGGGGTCCCCCCGGGTTCGAGCGAAGCCGAGAATTCGGGGGAGCGATCAACCACAACGGACCGACAGCCGCCGAACTACGAGCAGTCCCGAGCTCATCCGCGACCTCTCACCCGGTTCACCCGTTAGGCCGTGCATGCCAGCGCACGCGGGGAGCCTCGGATGATCGAAACGCCGTCCCTCGTGGACCAGTACTGCCACGGCGTACTGCGGACTGAACTGGGCCTCGGCACCTTCGAGGCCCAACTCGCTCACACCGAGGGCCCACCGGCCCCCGGCACCACGCTCTTCGACACCCAGACGGGATTCGCCGTACGGCGCTGGTGTCCGCCCCTGCTCGGCCTGGAACCGCACTGCGCGCCCGCCCGCTATCTGGCCCGGCGCCGCGAACTGGGCGTCCTGGAAGCGGGCCGCAGGCTGCTGCGCGGCAGCGGCATCACCACGTATCTCGTCGACACCGGCCTGCCCGGCGACCTCACCGGCCCCACGGAGATGGCCTGCGACGGAGCCGCCGAGGCCCGCGAGATCGTCCGGCTCGAACTGCTCGCGGAGCAGG from Streptomyces roseochromogenus subsp. oscitans DS 12.976 encodes the following:
- the opcA gene encoding glucose-6-phosphate dehydrogenase assembly protein OpcA; its protein translation is MKIDLTDTTAGDINKALVQGRRAIGTPAVGMVLTLVIVTDEENAYDALRAANDASREHPSRTLVVIKRVSRSPRDRTTSRLDAEVRVGADAGTGETVVLRLYGEVVEHADSVVLPLLLPDAPVVVWWPVNAPLDPAKDPLGRLAQRRVTDTYAAEQPVRELSARADAYTPGDTDLSWTRITPWRSMLAAALDQVTCTVRGVEVEGEEFNPSCELLAMWLADRLDVPVRRSLSSGPGLTAVRMETTCGPIVLDRADGSLATLSIEGQPARAVALKRRETAELIAEELRRLDPDDTYASALRYGVERLNTAPEKAASQEAASQEAASQEAAEPASEPAPAKKAAAKTAKKAPARKATAK
- a CDS encoding carbohydrate ABC transporter permease — its product is MNAIRRGLGNGLVQAFLVVIGLVWLTPLAGLFLSSLRSAQDTAKGGWWTALASPGQLSFGNYTALLKNSGMTQAFWNTVLISVPATTLVVVIAALAGYAFAWLDFPLREPLFLLVVALLVVPVQIGLLPVAKLFGALGLFGTIPGVVLFHVAYGLPFAVFLLRNYFAEMPKEMLEAARMDGGSEWRIFTRLVLPVGRPAIASLAIFQFLWVWNDMLVALLFADSSSQPLTVELQSQIRQFGSNIDVLAPGAFLSLIVPVVVFFAFQRHFVQGVMAGSVK
- a CDS encoding ABC transporter permease subunit; translated protein: IALLFVFPALLLLGALVVYPVLFSVGRSFFDASGTRFVGGDNYAEMFRDPATLKAIRNTTLWVVVAPALLTGLGLILAVLVEKVRWATAFKLLLFMPMAVSFLAAGIIFRLAYDQDPGKGVLNAAVVSVHDAFKGTSTYPTARGREGLLTQDRDGSYRTTASAGHSVTLPMVGVLPEDLPKNASPAYPAAGRTAAPGELRGVVYLDFTPGGGGRQGKVDPKESGLPGMKVEAVRDGGTVASTTTAADGSFTFSGLRAGSYTVKLPESNFAPPYQGVSWLGPTLVTPAIIGAYLWIWTGFAMVLIGAGLSTLPRDTLEAARMDGANEWQIFRKITVPLLAPVLTVVFVTLVINVMKVFDLVYIIAPGPVQEDATVLATQMWLVSFGGGNNQGLGSALGVLLLLLVIPAMVFNVRRFRQSQR
- the tal gene encoding transaldolase produces the protein MTDALKRLSEEGVAIWLDDLSRKRITSGNLAELIDQQHVVGVTTNPTIFQKAISGGDGYQQQVTDLAARKVTVEEAIRMITTADVRDAADILRPVFDATGGQDGRVSIEVDPRLAHNTTATVAEAKQLAWLVDRPNTLIKIPATKAGLPAITEVIGLGISVNVTLIFSLERYREVMAAYLAGLEKAKERGLDLSLIRSVASFFVSRVDTEIDKRLNALGTDEAKALRGKAAVANARLAYQAYEEVFSSERWNALENAGANKQRPLWASTGVKDPAYPDTLYVTELVAPNTVNTMPEATLEATDDHGVITGDTIAGTYGQARAEIDAIEKLGISYDDVVQVLEDEGVEKFEASWNDLLKSTQAVLERLAPSEG
- a CDS encoding ABC transporter substrate-binding protein, whose amino-acid sequence is MMRRRTTLLTGCTALTLALAATACGGGPVSAGGGDKSLSGQTVTVAGVWSGSEQKNFQKVLDAFTAKTGAKTQFVSTGDNVSTVVGSKIEGGNAPDVVMVPQVGVLDQFAKKGWLKPLSPTAQQTITADYAPVWKKYGSVDGTLYGLYFKAAHKSTVWYSPNALTQAGVKPPKTYDEMLKAGHTVSDSGLAAFAVAGEDGWTLTDWFENIYLSQAGPEKYDALATHKLKWTDPSVVTALTTLGKLFKDKQLIAGGQKEALNTDFPGSVEKVFGPKPEAGMVYEGDFVAGVAHDQFGKTIGKDANFFPFPAVDGGTAPVVSGGDAAVVLKDGKNAGAGMKLLEYLATPEAAAVWAKAGGFLSPNKKLDLASYADDVTRATAKSLVGAGDSVRFDMSDQAPAAFGGTKGAGEWKLLQDFLRDPSDPKGTAAQLESAAAKAYQG
- the pgl gene encoding 6-phosphogluconolactonase gives rise to the protein MSTPQLVVHRDKDLMAQAAAARLITKIVDAQASRGHASVVLTGGRNGNGLLAALAAAPARDAIDWTRLDLWWGDERYLPEGDPERNVTQARAALLDSVPLDPERVHAMPASDGPYGTDVEAAAEAYAAELAKAAGPENHGSVPTFDVLMLGVGPDTHVASLFPELPAVRETERTVVGVHGAPKPPPTRITLTLPAIRSAREVWLLAAGRDKAEAAAIALSGAGEIQAPAAGAYGRSRTLWLLDSAAASQLPRSLYPPASP
- the zwf gene encoding glucose-6-phosphate dehydrogenase, which gives rise to MTPLAGFPASGANPLRDPADRRLPRIAGPSGLVIFGVTGDLSRKKLMPAVYDLANRGLLPPGFSLVGFARREWENEDFAAEVHDAVKAHARTPFREEVWQQLIQGMRFVQGTFDDDDAFERLRATIEELDKAQGTGGNFAFYLSVPPRSFPVVIQQLKKHGLADQTGGSWRRAVIEKPFGHDLKSAEELNKVVHEVFEPDQVFRIDHYLGKETVQNILALRFANTMFEPIWNRSFVDHVQITMAEDIGIGGRAGYYDGIGAARDVIQNHLLQLMALTAMEEPASFGADALAAEKEKVLGAVRLPKDLGSSTVRGQYASGWQGGEKVIGYLEEEGIDPKSKTDTYAAIKLGIDNRRWAGVPFYLRTGKRLGRRVTEIAVVFQRAPHSPFDHTATEELGQNAIVIRVQPDEGITVRFGSKVPGTSMEIRDVSMDFAYGESFTESSPEAYERLILDVLLGDANLFPRTEEVELSWKILDPIEEHWDKHGRPAQYPSGTWGPAEADEMLARDGRSWRRP